GGCCTCGCCGTCCGGCCGCAGGGCGGCGACCTCGTCGTAACGGCGGCCGGAGTCGGTGTCGGTGAGGCGGGTGACGCCGAGGCCGAGGGGGGCGAGCAGGCGCTCGGCCTTCTCCGCGTCGCCGTCCAGCAGACGACCTACGCCGCGCGCCAGCTGTTCGCGTCGGGCTGCGCCGGGCGGTGTGTAGGAGGCGTCGGGCTCGAGGTCGGCCGTATACGTGAGGATCCGGCTGCGGAGGTCCACCAGCTCCCGAGCCTGCGGAACCGAACCTTCAGTGGCCTCGGGTGTTGTCGTCTGGCAGCCGGCCAGCGCCACGATCAAAACCCCTTGGGTAAGAATGCGAGCGAAACGTGACTGTCCTGTGACGGCAATGACCGATTGAGCTGTGAGGCCCATGTGAGTATGGCGCGGTGACATTCCGTAAGTCTCTCCGTATAGGCCGCTCGGTGGTGGTTCTGGGAGCTCTGGCCGGCCTGGTCGCCTCCTGTGCCTCCGAGCCGTCCGGGGCGCAGGTGAAGCCGGGCGGGCGCTCGTTCACCGTCGCCGCCGCGGGTGATGTGCTCATCCACCCCGAACTGGTCGAACAGGCGGCCAAGGACGCCAAGAAGACCGATGAGGGGCAGGCCGGGCTGGACTTCGGACCGCTCATGGCCGGGGTGAAGCCGGTCATCAGCAAGGCCGATCTGGCCATCTGTCACATGGAGACTCCGGTCGGCACGCCCAAGGGCCCCTTCGAGGGGTACCCGGAGTTCCTCGTCCCCCCGCAGATCCTCACGACTCTCAAGGACGTGGGTTACGACACCTGCTCCACGGCCTCCAATCACACCTACGACCACGGCCTCAAGGCCGTGAAGCGCAGCCTGGACACGATGGACGAGGTGGGCCTCGGCCACACCGGGTCCGCGCGTACGCCCGAGGAAGCAGAGCAGATCAACATCCGGGACGTCAACGGCGTCAAGGTCGCCCATCTCTCCTTCTCCTGGGAGTCCTTCCTCAACCCCACGCCCGAGAAGGAGCGTTGGGCCCTCAACCGGATCGGCATCGACCCCATCAAGAAGGCCGAGGCCCGGGCCCGCGAGAAGGGCGCCGAGGTGGTGATCCTCTCGGTCCACTGGGGCCTGGAGCACTACAACGAGCCGAGCGTCCCGCAGCTGGAGCTGGCCGAGCGGATCACCAAGGAGACCGG
This genomic window from Streptomyces sp. DG2A-72 contains:
- a CDS encoding CapA family protein — its product is MGALAGLVASCASEPSGAQVKPGGRSFTVAAAGDVLIHPELVEQAAKDAKKTDEGQAGLDFGPLMAGVKPVISKADLAICHMETPVGTPKGPFEGYPEFLVPPQILTTLKDVGYDTCSTASNHTYDHGLKAVKRSLDTMDEVGLGHTGSARTPEEAEQINIRDVNGVKVAHLSFSWESFLNPTPEKERWALNRIGIDPIKKAEARAREKGAEVVILSVHWGLEHYNEPSVPQLELAERITKETGIDLVIGHHSHVVQPIQKLNGTWIAYSLGNQVARHSSPTGLTEEGAIGWFEFRETTDGWDVGARYRTTLVDIPPEVEAGEKAPEGAVEDHRVVDVRQLLDRPGDLSEDRLARYRLADDRTRGFLYNRGAPGGDGLEQLRLGT